Proteins found in one Amycolatopsis aidingensis genomic segment:
- a CDS encoding UDP-glucose dehydrogenase family protein: MTTGACLASLGHRVTCVDVDQAKVARLAAGRVDIMEPGLAELVSRGLTMRRLRFVSGAREAVRDAEAVFLCVPTPMGAGGAADLRAVEAVAAEIAEVLPPGCALVTKSTVPVGTSGRIRDLLGREDLPVVSNPEFLREGTAVADFLGPDRIVVGSDDAGAARWVAGLYRDLSAPSVVTDAASAELMKYAANCFLAMKLSYVNSVAELCERLGADIDAVTEGMGYDRRIGRSFLKPGPGWGGSCLPKDTQALLRIAESARFDFGLLTAAVEENIAQRDRVIAKIAGAAGGDLAGARIGLLGLAFKAGTNDLRDSPALSVASVLCAHGAEVTAYDPAVGGELPGMTVVDDAYQVAKGADVVVVLTEWDEFRRLDWSYLAELMVGDAVVDTRNLLDPQQILGAGLSWQGIGRPRQRRLTTA, from the coding sequence CTGACCACCGGAGCCTGCCTCGCCAGCCTCGGGCACCGGGTCACCTGCGTCGATGTGGACCAGGCCAAGGTGGCCAGGCTCGCCGCCGGCCGGGTGGACATCATGGAGCCGGGGCTGGCCGAACTGGTCTCCCGCGGCCTGACCATGCGGCGGCTGCGGTTCGTCAGTGGTGCCAGGGAGGCCGTCCGCGACGCCGAGGCGGTGTTCCTCTGTGTCCCGACCCCGATGGGTGCCGGTGGCGCGGCCGACCTGCGCGCGGTGGAGGCGGTGGCGGCCGAGATCGCCGAGGTGCTGCCGCCGGGCTGTGCGCTGGTGACCAAGTCGACCGTGCCGGTCGGTACCTCGGGGCGGATCCGGGACCTGCTCGGCAGGGAGGACCTGCCGGTGGTGTCCAACCCGGAGTTCCTGCGCGAGGGCACCGCGGTGGCCGACTTCCTCGGTCCGGACCGGATCGTGGTCGGTTCGGACGACGCCGGGGCCGCGCGCTGGGTGGCCGGGCTGTACCGGGATCTTTCCGCGCCGAGCGTGGTCACCGACGCGGCGAGCGCGGAGCTGATGAAGTACGCGGCCAACTGCTTCCTCGCGATGAAACTCTCCTACGTGAACTCGGTTGCCGAGCTGTGCGAGCGGCTGGGCGCGGATATCGACGCGGTGACCGAGGGCATGGGTTACGACCGGCGGATCGGCCGCTCCTTCCTGAAGCCGGGGCCGGGCTGGGGCGGGTCCTGCCTGCCCAAGGACACCCAGGCGCTGCTGCGGATCGCCGAGTCGGCGCGGTTCGACTTCGGCCTGCTCACCGCCGCGGTGGAGGAGAACATCGCGCAGCGGGACCGGGTGATCGCCAAGATCGCCGGTGCGGCAGGCGGCGACCTCGCCGGGGCACGGATCGGCCTGCTCGGGCTGGCCTTCAAGGCGGGGACCAACGACCTGCGGGACTCGCCCGCGCTCTCGGTGGCCTCCGTGCTGTGCGCGCACGGGGCGGAGGTGACCGCATACGACCCCGCGGTCGGCGGCGAGCTGCCCGGGATGACCGTGGTGGACGACGCCTACCAGGTGGCCAAGGGCGCCGATGTGGTGGTGGTGCTCACCGAGTGGGACGAGTTCCGCAGGCTGGACTGGAGCTACCTTGCCGAGCTGATGGTCGGCGACGCCGTGGTGGACACCCGTAACCTGCTGGACCCGCAGCAGATCCTCGGCGCCGGTCTGAGCTGGCAGGGCATCGGCCGCCCCCGCCAGCGCCGCCTCACCACCGCCTGA
- a CDS encoding PASTA domain-containing protein encodes MNDGATPPPKKGGAAPFVLGGVVLLAVIGFAAMDGEDGPEGGTGPSPTAPPPPVTAIERVEDSGTAALAVPNVVGMNHQQAQDTLQAAGFYRLQEVDATGQGRMLLWDRNWRVVSQTPAAGSAAAPDTTVTLRSKKANE; translated from the coding sequence ATGAACGACGGAGCAACCCCGCCCCCGAAGAAGGGCGGTGCGGCGCCCTTCGTACTCGGCGGGGTGGTCCTGCTGGCCGTGATCGGCTTCGCGGCCATGGACGGCGAGGACGGTCCGGAGGGCGGCACCGGGCCGTCCCCGACCGCGCCGCCCCCGCCGGTGACGGCCATCGAGCGGGTGGAGGACTCGGGAACGGCCGCGCTCGCCGTGCCGAACGTGGTCGGGATGAACCACCAGCAGGCCCAGGACACCCTGCAGGCGGCCGGGTTCTACCGGTTGCAGGAGGTGGACGCGACCGGGCAGGGCCGGATGTTGCTGTGGGACCGGAACTGGCGGGTGGTCTCGCAGACACCCGCGGCCGGGAGCGCGGCCGCCCCGGACACCACCGTCACCCTGCGCTCGAAGAAGGCGAACGAGTAG
- a CDS encoding gamma-glutamyltransferase family protein: MFTTRPELAGTHGMVASTHWLASATGMAVLEDGGNAFDAAVAAGFVLQVAEPHLNGPAGQVPALFATAAERRPRVLCGQGVAPAAATPERFADLGLNLIPGSGLLPATVPGAWDAWLLLLRDYGTKPLEDILGYAISYAWQGVPVVPRMTETIETVSGLFATHWPTSAQLWLPDGLPPAPGSLHRNRALARTWQRLLTEAESAGDREARIEAARRAWSQGFVAEAVEAFSRKAFLDDSGREHAGLLTGQDLADWSASYEDPLVTDLGEWGLVKCGAWTQGPVLAQQLLMLREFADELSYVDGVPTARTVHLATECAKLAFADREAWYGDAGVPIRALLSAEYAAQRAALVDPQASAELRPGSPGGLAPRLPVILEQTRGLVAGAGATGEPTVSPTGQVRGDTVHIDVVDAEGNMVSATPSGGWLQSSPTIPELGFCLDSRAQMFWLEQGLPNSLRPGRRPRITLSPSMALRDGEPVLAFGTPGGDQQDQWQLCFWLAHMLGGLNLQESIDAPAWHTTAFPGSFYPRSWHPRELVVESRLGESTMDELRERGHRVVDAGPWALGRLSAVARDPATGILRAAANARGMQGYAVGR, from the coding sequence GTGTTCACCACGCGGCCGGAGCTCGCCGGCACTCATGGCATGGTCGCCTCCACGCACTGGCTGGCCTCGGCCACCGGAATGGCGGTGCTGGAGGACGGTGGCAACGCCTTCGACGCCGCCGTGGCGGCGGGGTTCGTGTTGCAGGTCGCCGAGCCGCACCTGAACGGCCCGGCCGGGCAGGTGCCCGCCCTCTTCGCGACCGCGGCCGAGCGCAGGCCGCGGGTGCTCTGCGGCCAGGGCGTGGCGCCCGCGGCTGCCACCCCGGAGCGGTTCGCCGACCTCGGGCTGAACCTGATCCCTGGCAGCGGGCTGCTGCCTGCCACCGTGCCCGGCGCGTGGGATGCCTGGTTGCTGCTGCTGCGGGACTACGGAACCAAACCGCTGGAGGACATTCTCGGCTACGCGATCTCCTACGCCTGGCAGGGAGTTCCGGTGGTGCCGCGGATGACCGAGACGATCGAGACGGTCTCCGGGCTGTTCGCGACGCACTGGCCGACCTCGGCGCAGCTGTGGCTGCCCGACGGGCTGCCGCCAGCACCCGGCTCGCTGCACCGCAACCGGGCGCTGGCCCGGACCTGGCAACGGCTGCTGACCGAGGCCGAGTCCGCGGGTGACCGGGAGGCGCGAATCGAGGCCGCCCGCAGGGCGTGGTCGCAGGGATTCGTGGCGGAGGCGGTGGAGGCGTTCAGCCGCAAGGCCTTCCTGGACGACTCCGGCCGCGAGCATGCCGGGCTGCTCACCGGGCAGGACCTTGCGGACTGGTCGGCCAGCTACGAGGACCCGCTGGTCACCGACCTGGGCGAGTGGGGTCTTGTCAAGTGCGGCGCCTGGACCCAGGGGCCGGTGCTGGCGCAACAGCTGCTGATGCTGCGCGAGTTCGCCGACGAGCTGTCCTATGTGGATGGCGTGCCCACGGCGCGGACCGTGCACCTTGCGACCGAGTGTGCCAAGCTCGCCTTCGCCGACCGGGAGGCCTGGTACGGGGACGCCGGGGTGCCGATCCGCGCGCTGCTCTCGGCCGAGTACGCGGCGCAGCGGGCCGCGCTGGTCGATCCGCAGGCCAGCGCCGAGCTGCGGCCGGGCTCGCCGGGTGGGCTCGCGCCGAGGCTGCCCGTGATCCTGGAGCAGACCCGTGGCCTGGTGGCCGGGGCAGGCGCGACCGGCGAGCCCACGGTGTCGCCGACCGGTCAGGTGCGGGGCGACACCGTGCACATCGACGTGGTGGACGCCGAGGGGAACATGGTCTCGGCGACCCCGTCCGGGGGCTGGTTGCAGTCCAGCCCGACCATTCCGGAGCTCGGTTTCTGCCTGGACTCCCGGGCCCAGATGTTCTGGCTGGAGCAGGGGCTGCCGAACTCGCTGCGGCCGGGACGGCGCCCGCGGATCACGCTGTCGCCCTCGATGGCGCTGCGCGACGGCGAACCGGTGCTGGCCTTCGGCACCCCCGGCGGGGACCAGCAGGATCAGTGGCAGCTGTGCTTCTGGCTGGCGCATATGCTCGGCGGGCTGAACCTGCAGGAGTCGATCGACGCGCCTGCCTGGCACACCACGGCCTTCCCCGGCTCGTTCTACCCCCGCTCCTGGCACCCGCGCGAGCTGGTGGTGGAGTCCAGGCTCGGCGAGTCCACAATGGACGAATTGCGCGAGCGGGGGCACCGGGTGGTGGACGCCGGGCCCTGGGCGCTCGGCAGGCTCTCCGCCGTCGCCAGGGACCCGGCCACCGGCATCCTGCGCGCGGCGGCCAACGCCCGCGGGATGCAGGGTTACGCCGTCGGCCGCTGA
- a CDS encoding NAD(P)/FAD-dependent oxidoreductase, whose protein sequence is MKGEITVVGGGLAGLVAAITCAEAGATVTLHEAHASLGGRGRATAPPYVAHEGPHVFYADGPHWTWLKERDLIGKVGWPSPPAALRVGFRDRGRFRRGMPAGLLRLVAGRRRAPVDQDFRTWASARYGERAAEAAANAISVITYDADTGRLSAAFVQDLLLRALNPVIAVRWVVGGWQAVLDRMASRARELGVRIELKSRLTELPGGPTIVATELSSARVLLGDDSLTWESGDCVMLDLAVTKHRGDAFVVFDLDEGGFHECYSMPDPSVAPAGESLFQIDMPVRAGERTADAHRRLEQLTELAVPGWRDRTTWQRTGRARGRSGALDLPGFTWRDRPAVERGDDVFLAGDMVAAPGMRGEISMNSALRAAEGAVAALDRSVRAA, encoded by the coding sequence ATGAAGGGTGAGATCACGGTCGTCGGTGGTGGGCTTGCCGGGCTGGTCGCGGCGATCACCTGCGCCGAGGCCGGCGCGACGGTGACCCTGCACGAGGCGCACGCATCGCTGGGCGGGCGCGGGCGGGCCACCGCGCCGCCGTACGTGGCGCACGAGGGCCCGCACGTGTTCTACGCCGACGGTCCACACTGGACCTGGCTGAAGGAGCGCGACCTGATCGGCAAGGTGGGCTGGCCGTCCCCGCCCGCCGCACTGCGCGTCGGCTTCCGGGATCGTGGCCGGTTCCGCCGGGGGATGCCCGCCGGGCTGCTGCGGCTGGTCGCCGGCCGCAGGCGGGCGCCGGTGGACCAGGACTTCCGCACCTGGGCGAGCGCGCGGTACGGCGAGCGCGCGGCCGAGGCGGCGGCGAACGCGATCAGCGTGATCACCTATGACGCCGACACCGGGCGGCTGTCCGCCGCGTTCGTGCAGGACCTGCTGCTACGCGCGCTCAACCCGGTCATCGCCGTGCGGTGGGTCGTCGGCGGCTGGCAGGCTGTGCTCGACCGGATGGCCAGCCGGGCACGCGAACTCGGGGTGCGGATCGAGCTGAAGTCGCGGCTCACCGAGCTGCCTGGCGGGCCGACGATCGTGGCCACCGAGCTGTCCTCGGCCCGCGTTCTGCTCGGGGACGACTCGCTGACCTGGGAGAGCGGGGACTGCGTCATGCTGGATCTCGCGGTGACCAAGCACCGCGGGGACGCCTTTGTGGTCTTCGACCTGGACGAGGGCGGTTTCCACGAGTGCTACTCGATGCCGGACCCGAGCGTGGCGCCGGCCGGGGAGTCGCTGTTCCAGATCGACATGCCGGTGCGGGCGGGGGAACGGACCGCGGACGCACACCGCAGGCTGGAGCAGCTCACCGAGCTGGCGGTCCCCGGCTGGCGGGACCGCACCACCTGGCAGCGGACCGGGCGGGCCAGGGGCCGCAGCGGCGCGCTGGATCTGCCCGGGTTCACCTGGCGGGACCGCCCGGCCGTCGAACGCGGCGATGACGTGTTCCTCGCCGGGGACATGGTGGCCGCGCCAGGGATGCGCGGCGAGATCTCGATGAACAGCGCGCTGCGGGCGGCCGAGGGCGCGGTCGCGGCGCTGGACCGGAGCGTCCGCGCCGCGTAA